One Verrucomicrobiota bacterium DNA segment encodes these proteins:
- a CDS encoding SGNH/GDSL hydrolase family protein yields MDKNLKRFRLLIAATGVLTTFVACSPQAPFLKSGQRVVFLGDSNTYTQQYVNFIEASLLTQAPGLKLDILNLGLPSETTSGLSEPDHPFPRPNVHERLDRVLTIMKPDIVIACYGMNDGMYYPQNPDRFVAHKNGINELINKVHASGAKLILLTPPPFDPLPQRKQGKLLPKDAPKFAWFSIYENYDSVLEDYSNWQLSLKDDRVEAVIDIRGPILKYIAEQRNSNPDYVMSNDGVHFNEDGHRIIANNLLNYWGFDSAVKVDPALQNLVSERQQLLRDAWLTHCGHKRPNTKTGFPLEEAQKKAAPIWEQIQVLVR; encoded by the coding sequence ATGGATAAAAATTTGAAACGATTTCGTTTGTTAATTGCAGCTACAGGAGTGCTCACAACTTTTGTGGCATGTTCACCACAGGCTCCTTTTCTAAAATCCGGACAGCGCGTTGTGTTTCTGGGCGACTCAAACACCTACACCCAGCAATATGTGAACTTCATCGAGGCGTCGCTGCTGACACAGGCGCCCGGGTTGAAGTTGGATATCCTGAATCTGGGTCTGCCCAGCGAAACCACGAGCGGTTTGTCTGAGCCGGATCATCCGTTTCCCAGGCCCAATGTTCACGAGCGTTTAGATCGAGTTTTAACCATCATGAAGCCAGACATCGTGATTGCCTGCTACGGCATGAACGACGGCATGTATTACCCGCAAAATCCCGATCGTTTTGTAGCCCACAAAAACGGAATCAACGAACTGATTAACAAAGTCCACGCCTCGGGTGCAAAACTGATTTTGCTTACACCCCCACCCTTTGATCCCTTGCCTCAACGCAAACAAGGAAAGCTCCTGCCGAAGGATGCTCCCAAGTTTGCCTGGTTTTCCATCTACGAAAACTACGACTCCGTCCTGGAAGACTATTCGAATTGGCAGCTATCTTTGAAGGATGATCGTGTTGAGGCGGTCATCGACATTCGCGGACCGATACTCAAATACATCGCCGAGCAAAGAAACAGCAACCCTGACTATGTTATGTCCAACGATGGCGTACACTTTAACGAAGACGGCCACCGAATCATTGCGAACAATCTACTCAACTATTGGGGATTCGATTCCGCAGTGAAAGTCGATCCGGCTTTGCAGAATTTGGTTTCAGAGCGACAGCAATTGTTGCGCGATGCCTGGCTCACCCATTGCGGACACAAACGCCCTAATACGAAAACAGGCTTTCCACTTGAAGAGGCTCAAAAAAAGGCCGCGCCGATCTGGGAGCAGATTCAGGTCCTTGTTAGGTGA